From Coffea arabica cultivar ET-39 chromosome 2e, Coffea Arabica ET-39 HiFi, whole genome shotgun sequence, the proteins below share one genomic window:
- the LOC113729616 gene encoding calcium-binding protein PBP1-like, which yields MALKGNLAEFEDFFPAMVEKLGAEGFLDELCNGFRLLMDEKKGLITLESLKKNSALLGLQDMKDDELLSMIEEGDSDGDGNLNEMEFCVLMFRLSPELMKTSRMFVEEAILNQS from the coding sequence ATGGCATTAAAAGGCAATCTTGCCGAGTTTGAAGATTTTTTCCCCGCAATGGTGGAGAAACTTGGCGCAGAAGGATTCTTGGATGAGCTATGCAATGGGTTTAGGTTGCTGATGGATGAAAAAAAAGGGTTGATCACATtggaaagcttgaagaaaaattcaGCCTTGTTAGGTTTGCAAGACATGAAGGATGATGAATTGCTATCTATGATAGAAGAAGGGGATTCGGATGGTGATGGGAATCTGAATGAAATGGAGTTTTGTGTTCTCATGTTTAGATTGAGTCCCGAGCTAATGAAGACTTCAAGAATGTTTGTTGAAGAAGCTATATTGAATCAGTCATAG
- the LOC113729326 gene encoding calcium-binding protein PBP1-like — MALKGDVIEFEDFFPAMVEKLGAEGFLDELCNGFRLLMDEEKGLITLESLKKNSALLGLQDLKDDELQCMLEEGDLDGDGSLNEMEFCVLMFRLSPELMKTSRMFVEEAILNQF, encoded by the coding sequence ATGGCATTAAAAGGCGATGTTATCGAGTTTGAAGATTTTTTCCCTGCAATGGTGGAGAAACTTGGCGCAGAAGGATTCTTGGATGAGCTGTGCAATGGGTTCAGGTTGCTGATGGATGAAGAAAAAGGGTTGATCACATTGGAgagcttgaagaaaaattcgGCTTTGTTAGGTTTGCAAGACTTGAAGGATGATGAATTGCAATGCATGTTAGAAGAAGGGGATTTGGATGGTGATGGGAGTCTGAATGAAATGGAGTTCTGTGTTCTTATGTTTAGATTGAGTCCTGAATTAATGAAGACTTCAAGAATGTTTGTTGAAGAAGCTATATTGAATCAGTTTTAG
- the LOC113732024 gene encoding coniferyl alcohol acyltransferase-like, which translates to MALKQGFEVKVTLTEVVAAVLPMQEHWLPLSNLDLLLPPVDVGVFFCYKNPSSAATTFGSMTSALKKALAQTLVSYYAFAGEMVQNPSGEPELLCNNRGVDFVEAFADIELRELDLYNPDESVEGKLVPQKEQGVLSVQATQLKCGGLVIGCTFDHRVADAYSANMFLVSWAEMAQSKPVTTLPSHRRSLLSSRRPGHFDISINDMYMKISQMPPPDKELNDHINNNQAPISRIYYVKAEQVHQLQSLANDDKRGSKKFVRTKLEAFTAFLWKLIAKGTDAGDKYCRLGIVVDGRTRLNDGDESMMNKYFGNVLSIPFGEKRNKELKEMNLSMIADEVHNFLDGAVTREHFLGLIDYVEAHRPEPAFSRIYGSKVTREEPAFVVSSGQQFPIRKIDFGWGVPVFGSYHFPWGAQSGFVMPMPCASGNGDWIVYMHLRQEQIEVIELNAPHVFRPFSHDYL; encoded by the exons atggCTCTCAAACAAGGCTTCGAGGTGAAGGTAACCTTGACAGAGGTAGTTGCTGCAGTGCTTCCGATGCAAGAACATTGGTTGCCGCTGTCCAACCTCGACTTGCTTTTGCCTCCTGTCGATGTCGGTGTCTTCTTCTGCTACAAGAACCCCTCTTCAGCTGCCACCACATTCGGGTCCATGACCAGCGCTCTTAAGAAAGCACTAGCCCAAACATTGGTTTCCTATTACGCTTTTGCGGGGGAAATGGTGCAAAATCCTTCAGGGGAGCCTGAGCTTCTATGCAATAATCGTGGGGTGGACTTTGTTGAAGCATTTGCTGATATTGAGCTTCGAGAGCTCGACTTGTACAATCCTGATGAGAGCGTCGAAGGTAAACTTGTGCCCCAAAAGGAGCAAGGCGTGCTCTCTGTTCAG GCAACTCAACTCAAGTGCGGAGGACTGGTGATAGGATGCACGTTTGACCATCGGGTTGCCGATGCCTACTCGGCCAACATGTTTTTGGTGTCATGGGCGGAAATGGCTCAGTCCAAGCCGGTAACTACGCTTCCTTCACACCGGCGGTCACTGCTCTCTTCTCGCCGGCCAGGGCACTTCGACATTTCAATTAACGACATGTACATGAAAATATCACAAATGCCACCTCCAGACAAAGAATTAAATGACCACATTAATAATAATCAGGCACCAATAAGTCGCATCTATTATGTCAAGGCCGAACAGGTCCACCAACTGCAATCGCTAGCCAATGACGATAAACGGGGTAGTAAAAAATTTGTAAGGACTAAGCTTGAGGCCTTCACTGCCTTCCTCTGGAAATTAATTGCCAAAGGGACAGATGCAGGGGACAAATATTGCAGGCTAGGAATCGTGGTCGACGGAAGGACTAGATTGAATGATGGAGACGAATCGATGATGAATAAATATTTTGGAAATGTTTTATCTATCCCATTTGGCGAAAAGAGAAACAAGGAGCTGAAAGAGATGAATTTAAGTATGATAGCCGATGAAGTCCACAATTTTCTTGACGGGGCAGTGACAAGAGAACATTTTCTGGGGCTGATTGATTACGTGGAGGCTCATCGTCCTGAACCGGCATTTTCCAGAATTTATGGTTCTAAAGTAACCAGAGAAGAACCGGCATTTGTGGTGTCATCAGGGCAGCAGTTTCCTATAAGAAAGATAGACTTCGGGTGGGGTGTGCCAGTATTTGGTTCGTACCACTTTCCATGGGGAGCACAATCGGGCTTTGTAATGCCAATGCCCTGTGCATCTGGAAATGGAGATTGGATTGTTTACATGCACCTTCGTCAAGAGCAGATAGAAGTGATAGAGCTTAATGCACCACATGTTTTTAGACCTTTCAGCCATGATTATCTCTGA